From Triticum aestivum cultivar Chinese Spring chromosome 4A, IWGSC CS RefSeq v2.1, whole genome shotgun sequence, a single genomic window includes:
- the LOC123088459 gene encoding protein FAR1-RELATED SEQUENCE 5: MDLPLPSRDPETLGKDDQDWMSALRESVSFGRFLSESLEWDTMRHALPAPTATILHDQSLPAAGLNQDVHVNFLVPTTMVGAQSASSNCGVACIGESGAGVSCSPCLPAARSSTNVERAALHLSMMEPMESIGQSVGSTTPVLLEDDANTNFKDGNELASCSGDSYTTPRKTRSMPIRGSTYEPECDESLQPTIGMVFDKWEHGEIFYKHYAHEAGFSVRIFTQHKGDGGVPVWKRFVCARQGWRKEKCVPNDHVKKSNRKVKITRCGCEAMIGLKRRGDGKYVVARFVLQHTHQLVSPSKKQFLRSNREVSSELRSTFFTCRKALMGPCQTYRLLSAQKGGQANIGCTKRDLQNYGRDIAEIIKDADAQTIIHAMKSKQSINPTFFFDYERDEEDKLTHIFWADGTCRKNYALFGEVMSFDSTYSTNQYNLVFSPFTGVNHHKACVTFGAAFVCHEKVWSYKWLFKTFLKAMGGVAPKLIITDEDQSMKAAIKEVFPQTVHRLCMWHILYKVKKL; this comes from the exons ATGGACCTTCCCCTGCCGTCGCGGGATCCGGAGACCCTCGGCAAGGACGATCAG GACTGGATGTCCGCGCTGCGGGAGTCGGTGTCGTTCGGTCGATTCCTATCCGAGTCACTCGAGTGGGATACGATGAGGCATGCCTTGCCGGCACCGACGGCTACCATATTGCATGACCAATCGCTGCCGGCAGCTGGCCTCAATCAAGATgtacatgtcaatttcttggtgCCGACCACAATGGTCGGAGCTCAATCTGCCTCCTCCAATTGTGGTGTTGCATGCATTGGCGAATCTGGAGCAGGCGTGAGTTGTAGTCCATGCTTGCCTGCTGCCCGGTCCTCAACTAATGTTGAACGAGCTGCATTGCATTTG TCGATGATGGAGCCAATGGAGAGCATTGGTCAGAGCGTAGGATCTACTACTCCAGTTTTGCTTGAAGATGATGCCAATACCAATTTCAAG gatgGAAATGAATTGGCTTCATGCAGTGGAGATAGTTACACTacaccaaggaaaacaagaagcatGCCGATCCGC GGTTCAACATATGAGCCAGAGTGTGATGAAAGCTTGCAGCCCACAATTGGCATGGTCTTTGATAAATGGGAGCATGGTGAGATTTTCTACAAACATTATGCTCATGAGGCTGGTTTTTCGGTTCGGATATTTACACAGCATAAAGGGGATGGTGGTGTACCAGTGTGGAAGCGATTTGTTTGTGCAAGGCAAGGATGGAGGAAGGAGAAATGTGTACCGAATGATCATGTCAAGAAGTCCAATAGGAAAGTGAAGATAACTAGGTGTGGTTGTGAGGCTATGATTGGCTTAAAGAGAAGAGGTGATGGCAAGTATGTAGTCGCCCGATTCGTGCTTCAACACACACATCAGCTTGTCTCGCCGAGTAAGAAACAGTTCCTGCGATCTAATAGAGAAGTCAGTAGTGAATTGAGGAGCACATTTTTCACTTGTCGCAAAGCATTGATGGGCCCTTGCCAAACATATCGCTTATTGAGTGCACAAAAGGGCGGGCAGGCAAATATTGGATGCACGAAGCGTGATTTACAGAATTATGGTCGTGATATCGCTGAGATAATTAAAGATGCAGATGCACAAACAATCATTCATGCTATGAAGAGTAAGCAAAGTATCAATCCAACTTTCTTCTTTGATTATGAACGAGATGAAGAGGACAAGTTAACCCACATTTTTTGGGCTGATGGTACATGCAGAAAGAACTATGCACTATTTGGTGAGGTGATGTCCTTTGATTCCACATATAGTACTAATCAATACAACCTAGTTTTTTCCCCTTTCACTGGTGTGAACCATCACAAGGCATGTGTTACATTTGGTGCTGCATTTGTATGCCATGAAAAGGTTTGGTCGTACAAATGGTTATTCAAGACCTTTCTAAAGGCAATGGGAGGTGTTGCACCTAAACTTATCATTACGGATGAGGACCAAAGCATGAAAGCTGCAATCAAAGAAGTATTCCCTCAAACTGTACATAGACTTTGCATGTGGCATATTCTCTACAAA GTCAAGAAGCTTTAA
- the LOC123083495 gene encoding F-box protein At2g23160-like gives MEGAGTGDNFVRNIKSRLETHVRATTEAAGLFTDDLILEILSRLPVKSVHRFKCVSVAWRDLIADPANRKMLPQTLAGFLYTSYSSGHRHYFASVSGSLAPFDPSLPYLQPTKYKDMSLVGACNGMLLYRGSNKNKVAPWSWAEDDCRFVVCNPATARWVELPPKPPAPKIRYSLTAALAFDPAISSHFHVLHFEEDYLANYMTGVSIYSSRKGAWSRGDSGMFEKVPPFFISKCVFVGGIMYVIGELQHINTSNEYVLVGVDMEGKEWKTIHVPYCSRFCTIGLSQGCLHYAVANNEILVPEMTLCCLKDCDSKKFVLKHTANMDKLPSMTRMKYKVVDIHPDSDTIFLVSFGGATLAAYDMRHQKVGCIINLENSTQRFLPYVPLFSEPLADADGQ, from the coding sequence ATGGAGGGAGCGGGGACAGGGGACAACTTTGTGAGGAACATCAAGTCTAGGCTGGAAACCCATGTGAGGGCCACAACGGAGGCAGCCGGCCTCTTCACCGACGACCTCATCCTGGAAATTCTCTCCCGCCTCCCTGTCAAATCTGTCCATCGCTTTAAGTGCGTCTCGGTGGCCTGGCGCGACCTCATTGCTGACCCTGCCAACCGCAAGATGCTGCCCCAGACCCTCGCAGGCTTCCTCTACACGTCCTACAGCAGCGGGCACCGCCACTACTTCGCCAGCGTCTCGGGCAGCCTAGCCCCGTTCGACCCTTCCCTCCCTTACCTGCAGCCTACCAAGTACAAGGACATGTCCCTGGTGGGCGCCTGCAATGGCATGCTCCTCTACCGCGGCAGCAACAAGAACAAGGTGGCCCCTTGGTCTTGGGCAGAGGATGATTGCCGTTTTGTGGTGTGCAATCCCGCCACTGCAAGGTGGGTCGAGCTGCCCCCTAAGCCTCCTGCGCCAAAAATCAGATATAGCCTTACTGCAGCTCTGGCTTTTGATCCGGCAATCTCGTCGCATTTCCATGTTCTTCATTTTGAGGAGGACTATCTGGCAAATTATATGACAGGAGTGAGCATCTACTCATCGCGGAAAGGAGCCTGGAGTCGCGGGGATAGTGGGATGTTTGAGAAAGTGCCGCCGTTCTTCATTAGTAAATGTGTCTTTGTCGGCGGTATCATGTATGTGATTGGCGAGCTGCAACACATCAACACCAGCAACGAGTATGTGCTGGTGGGGGTGGACATGGAGGGGAAAGAGTGGAAGACTATCCATGTGCCGTACTGTTCGAGATTTTGTACGATTGGATTGTCCCAGGGATGCTTACACTATGCTGTAGCTAACAATGAAATCCTAGTTCCTGAGATGACACTCTGCTGCCTCAAGGATTGTGATAGCAAAAAATTCGTCCTGAAGCATACCGCCAACATGGATAAGCTTCCGAGCATGACTAGGATGAAGTATAAGGTGGTTGACATTCATCCAGATTCCGACACCATTTTCTTGGTTTCATTTGGAGGTGCTACCTTGGCAGCGTATGATATGCGACATCAGAAAGTTGGTTGTATCATTAATCTTGAGAACAGCACACAACGATTTCTACCCTATGTTCCTCTATTCTCAGAGCCATTAGCGGATGCAGATGGGCAGTAG